The DNA segment CGCAAGGCTCTCGACGAGATGGAGGTCCGTACCCTCCTGTCCGGCGAGTACGACGCGCGTGAGGCGCTCGTCAACATCCGCGCGGAGGCCGGCGGCGTCGACGCCGCGGACTTCGCGGAGAAACTCCAGCGCATGTACCTGCGGTGGGCCGAGCAGCACGGCTACAAGACCGAGATCTACGAGACGTCGTACGCGGAGGAGGCCGGCATCAAGTCGACCACCTTCGCTGTGCAGGTGCCGTACGCCTACGGCACCCTCTCGGTCGAGCAGGGCACCCACCGGCTGGTGCGCATCTCACCCTTCGACAACCAGGGCCGGCGCCAGACCTCGTTCGCGGGCGTCGAGGTGCTGCCCGTCGTCGAGCAGACCGACCACGTCGAGATCGACGAGTCCGAACTGAGGGTGGACGTGTACCGGTCGTCCGGGCCCGGCGGCCAGGGCGTGAACACCACCGACTCCGCGGTGCGGCTGACCCACCTCCCCACCGGCATCGTGGTCTCCTGCCAGAACGAGCGCTCGCAGATCCAGAACAAGGCGACCGCGATGAACGTCCTGCAGGCCAAGCTGCTGGAGCGGCGCCGCCAGGAGGAGCAGGCCAAGATGAACGCACTCAAGGGCGACGGCGGCAACTCCTGGGGCAACCAGATGCGTTCGTACGTGCTGCACCCCTACCAGATGGTCAAGGACCTGCGTACGGAGCACGAGGTCGGAAACCCCGAGTCCGTGTTCAACGGCGAGATCGAGGGCTTCCTGGAGGCCGGAATTCGCTGGCGCAAGCAGCGGGAGAAGTAGCCCCGCGCGCGAACAGTGCTTTGTCGACAAGGTAACTGCCGCCTCTGGGGCGGCAGTTACCTTTTGTACGT comes from the Streptomyces sp. KMM 9044 genome and includes:
- the prfB gene encoding peptide chain release factor 2 — protein: MAVVDVSEELKSLSSTMESIEAVLDLDKLRADIAVLEEQAAAPSLWDDPDAAQKITSKLSHLQAEVRKAETLRGRIDDLAVLFEMAEEEDDPDTRAEAEAELTNVRKALDEMEVRTLLSGEYDAREALVNIRAEAGGVDAADFAEKLQRMYLRWAEQHGYKTEIYETSYAEEAGIKSTTFAVQVPYAYGTLSVEQGTHRLVRISPFDNQGRRQTSFAGVEVLPVVEQTDHVEIDESELRVDVYRSSGPGGQGVNTTDSAVRLTHLPTGIVVSCQNERSQIQNKATAMNVLQAKLLERRRQEEQAKMNALKGDGGNSWGNQMRSYVLHPYQMVKDLRTEHEVGNPESVFNGEIEGFLEAGIRWRKQREK